A window of the Desulfobacula toluolica Tol2 genome harbors these coding sequences:
- a CDS encoding CapA family protein, producing MIRLVAVGDMMFSREVKKYIERHERYFISKKIKPFFGGKDILFGNLETPISDVGKPLSGKNPHITFCAPEFISHELHRIGFDVLSIANNHVFDYGAKAFSKTHINLKKHSIRVSGNSINNRQFPVKIKKHNITVGFLSYSYLFGPHIGYAGKGIEGPAKFIKKGREKSITEINELKDKVDCLIVSMHWGHEHVHYPTIEMIEMSHQIIESGADCILGHHPHFVQGIETYNNKLIFYSLGNFIFSEPYKGSRWTVIVHLALGKNQVEIVDIVPCTINENGIPDLVKESDKIKYLKKIDLYSKHLLNKKHQKIIDVSKDYVKYAIRSAIYSRHQNFFKMLPLGIGIKNQIAIYNAVIKDYCKRLR from the coding sequence ATGATCAGATTAGTTGCTGTAGGCGATATGATGTTCTCTAGAGAAGTAAAAAAATACATTGAAAGACATGAAAGATACTTTATTTCCAAAAAAATCAAGCCTTTTTTTGGGGGAAAAGATATTTTATTTGGTAACTTGGAAACTCCTATATCTGATGTTGGAAAGCCCCTCAGTGGTAAAAATCCTCACATTACGTTTTGTGCACCAGAATTTATTTCTCATGAACTTCATAGAATTGGATTTGACGTTCTATCCATTGCGAATAATCATGTATTTGATTATGGTGCCAAAGCCTTTAGTAAAACACATATAAATTTAAAAAAACATAGTATCAGAGTAAGTGGTAATTCAATAAATAACAGGCAATTTCCGGTTAAAATAAAAAAGCATAATATTACCGTTGGGTTTCTTTCATATAGTTATCTTTTTGGTCCTCATATTGGTTATGCTGGTAAAGGAATAGAAGGGCCTGCAAAATTTATTAAAAAGGGGAGAGAAAAAAGTATTACAGAAATAAACGAACTTAAAGACAAAGTTGACTGTCTAATAGTTTCCATGCACTGGGGACATGAACATGTTCATTATCCTACAATTGAGATGATTGAGATGTCTCATCAAATTATAGAATCAGGAGCTGATTGTATATTAGGTCATCATCCGCATTTTGTACAAGGAATAGAAACTTACAATAATAAATTGATTTTTTATAGCTTAGGTAATTTTATTTTTTCAGAACCATATAAAGGTTCAAGGTGGACAGTTATAGTGCATTTAGCTTTAGGTAAGAATCAGGTTGAAATTGTGGATATTGTTCCCTGTACAATTAATGAAAATGGAATACCTGACTTAGTAAAAGAATCTGATAAAATAAAGTATTTAAAAAAAATTGATCTTTATTCAAAACATTTATTAAATAAAAAGCACCAAAAAATAATAGATGTATCAAAAGATTATGTAAAGTATGCAATTAGAAGTGCAATATATTCACGACATCAAAATTTTTTTAAAATGCTACCTTTGGGTATAGGTATAAAAAACCAGATTGCAATATATAATGCTGTCATAAAAGACTATTGTAAACGTTTGCGCTAA
- a CDS encoding glycosyltransferase produces the protein MYKKLKILFLIELLKRTGGAEQNLYMLSKGLRKRGHIVLISCMKGGELATLMRNDGFFLKDLSLKKINSFNGLKSLFTLVKIIKTKKIDVLVTYHLKSDYLGAVIKFLTGVVVISSRRDMGYNLKSRHIKTYRIINNIFSHIIAVSSAVKNQVVKTQKIKPNIITVIPNGVNFKNFNTSQQKNGDIFQCDISQEYTKICCLANIRPIKGQKYLVEAVNILKKDNIKFHLYFIGIVYDHKGSYYEEILQYIKDNNLENFITFTRNISHEYVPFVLKKMDISVIPSLSEGMSNSVLESMTAGLPVVATGVGGNPECVINGKTGYIVPPKDSVALASAIHKIIMNNTMRKSMSVNSKERIKNHFSEKLLIKNFEKVLFENIIKRKR, from the coding sequence ATGTATAAAAAATTAAAAATATTGTTTTTAATTGAACTCCTAAAAAGAACTGGCGGAGCAGAACAGAACTTATACATGCTTTCAAAAGGATTGAGAAAACGCGGGCATATAGTTCTAATTTCCTGCATGAAAGGTGGAGAACTCGCTACTTTAATGAGAAATGATGGTTTCTTTTTAAAAGATTTATCTCTTAAAAAGATTAATTCATTTAACGGTTTAAAATCACTTTTCACACTTGTTAAAATAATAAAAACAAAAAAAATTGATGTGCTTGTTACATACCATTTAAAATCCGATTATTTAGGTGCTGTTATTAAATTTTTAACAGGAGTGGTTGTTATTTCAAGTAGGCGTGATATGGGTTATAATCTAAAAAGCAGACACATAAAGACATATCGTATCATTAATAATATCTTTTCTCATATTATAGCGGTTTCATCTGCAGTTAAAAACCAAGTAGTAAAAACACAAAAAATAAAACCAAATATAATAACAGTAATCCCTAACGGAGTCAATTTTAAAAATTTTAACACCTCCCAACAAAAAAATGGTGATATATTTCAATGTGATATATCCCAAGAATATACTAAGATTTGTTGTCTTGCTAACATACGCCCGATAAAAGGACAAAAATATTTGGTTGAAGCAGTAAATATATTAAAAAAAGATAATATTAAATTTCACCTTTATTTTATCGGCATTGTATATGATCATAAGGGAAGTTACTATGAAGAAATTTTGCAGTATATTAAAGATAATAACTTAGAAAATTTTATTACTTTTACGAGGAATATTTCTCATGAGTATGTTCCGTTTGTTTTAAAAAAAATGGATATCTCCGTTATCCCTTCCCTTAGCGAGGGTATGTCCAATTCTGTTTTAGAATCCATGACTGCTGGTTTACCAGTTGTGGCTACAGGTGTTGGTGGTAATCCTGAATGTGTTATTAATGGTAAAACAGGATATATTGTACCACCAAAGGATTCTGTCGCACTGGCATCCGCAATTCACAAAATTATAATGAATAATACTATGCGTAAGAGTATGTCGGTTAATTCAAAAGAGAGAATAAAAAATCACTTTTCTGAAAAATTATTAATAAAAAATTTTGAAAAGGTTCTATTTGAGAACATTATAAAAAGGAAGCGTTAA
- a CDS encoding carboxylate--amine ligase yields the protein MLFNQNFYDPTFNRNQKNRYMNNIKSKSVEAIILGMNITGLHVARNLGRSNILVIGIDFDSKQVGFKSRYCNKKIVVADKDQLLKFLYFNNRHSDHKQVLFPTSDEFVLFISEHSNVLKKNYLFSNPCDNIIETINNKARIYKLFSAYHIAHPKIFSDKTSLNDNLDLIKFPCIFKPVGFRSLQKLGKKAIKIDTREMYKQVALKLLRLNIDCITQELLNLKAQYSAYAYIDRNSNIKATYFTEKLHQNPDFGIGTLVQTCNDISVKNYGNIILDFLKKIKYQGLCEIEYAYDLNDNEFKVIEINTRPWVQNSLPTKAGINFAQIAYSDLLGHPIDVYKDNKMCIKWVDIISDFKNFCVKKDVLFNRKTIFQWIKSVRGNRIEAYYSTDDPMPFVFHVNQLVRYFFKKKNYNE from the coding sequence ATGTTATTCAATCAAAATTTTTATGATCCGACTTTTAATCGGAATCAAAAAAATCGTTATATGAATAATATTAAATCAAAAAGTGTAGAAGCAATAATCTTGGGCATGAATATCACAGGATTACATGTGGCTAGAAATCTTGGCCGCAGCAATATACTTGTTATAGGAATCGATTTTGATTCTAAGCAGGTTGGATTCAAATCTCGCTATTGCAACAAAAAAATAGTTGTTGCTGATAAAGACCAATTACTTAAATTCCTTTATTTCAATAATCGCCATTCAGATCACAAACAAGTTTTATTTCCCACATCTGATGAGTTTGTATTGTTTATTTCTGAACACTCAAATGTCTTGAAAAAAAATTATTTATTCTCTAACCCCTGTGATAATATTATCGAGACTATTAATAACAAGGCCCGGATTTACAAATTATTCAGCGCCTATCATATTGCCCACCCAAAAATTTTTTCAGATAAAACATCTTTAAATGACAATTTAGACCTCATTAAATTTCCATGTATTTTTAAACCTGTGGGATTTAGGAGTTTGCAAAAGCTTGGAAAAAAGGCAATTAAAATAGATACTCGTGAAATGTATAAACAAGTCGCACTTAAGCTTCTTCGCTTAAATATTGACTGCATTACACAAGAATTGCTTAACCTTAAGGCTCAATATTCAGCATATGCATATATAGACCGTAATTCTAATATCAAAGCCACCTATTTTACAGAAAAATTACACCAAAACCCAGATTTTGGAATCGGCACTCTGGTTCAAACTTGCAATGATATTTCTGTGAAAAACTATGGTAACATTATTTTAGACTTCTTGAAGAAAATTAAATATCAAGGTTTATGCGAGATAGAATATGCATATGATTTAAATGATAATGAATTTAAAGTAATTGAAATTAATACTAGACCATGGGTACAAAATAGCTTACCTACTAAAGCCGGAATCAATTTTGCCCAAATTGCATATTCTGATTTGTTGGGTCATCCTATAGATGTTTACAAAGATAATAAAATGTGCATTAAATGGGTCGATATTATAAGTGATTTTAAAAACTTTTGTGTAAAAAAAGATGTATTATTTAATCGTAAAACTATTTTTCAATGGATTAAATCCGTTAGAGGGAATAGAATCGAAGCCTACTATTCAACCGATGATCCAATGCCTTTCGTTTTTCATGTTAATCAATTGGTTCGCTATTTCTTTAAAAAAAAGAATTACAACGAATAA
- a CDS encoding GNAT family N-acetyltransferase, whose amino-acid sequence MITINIKNFFDIKKFFIIYVNLETLFKIDPLKFNVEHPKYTVKQITNVKSYDIHAINKAIMKMDFKPPFDIDEVKKRLIHGYYFIVLEYEDSIVGWSWSGINNVYIPEFKKNITLKKSKAFSFNSYISASHRKKGLGQLLMSKMMQILKSDGYKEFVGIIYTWNKASVNMYLNLSWRIIGKCYSIKIFMIRLLIGIKKIVI is encoded by the coding sequence ATGATCACTATAAATATAAAAAATTTTTTTGATATTAAAAAATTTTTTATCATTTATGTCAATCTTGAAACATTATTCAAGATTGATCCTCTGAAATTTAATGTTGAACATCCTAAGTATACTGTTAAGCAAATAACAAACGTTAAGTCATATGATATTCACGCGATTAATAAGGCGATTATGAAAATGGATTTTAAACCACCATTTGATATAGATGAAGTAAAGAAAAGACTGATTCATGGATATTATTTTATTGTATTAGAATACGAGGATTCAATTGTTGGTTGGTCCTGGAGTGGAATCAACAATGTTTATATTCCTGAATTTAAAAAAAATATCACTCTTAAAAAGTCAAAAGCATTTAGTTTTAATTCATATATTTCTGCATCTCATAGGAAAAAAGGATTAGGACAATTATTAATGTCCAAAATGATGCAAATCTTAAAATCAGATGGATATAAAGAATTTGTTGGAATTATTTATACTTGGAACAAAGCATCCGTTAATATGTATTTAAATTTAAGTTGGAGAATTATTGGGAAATGTTATTCAATCAAAATTTTTATGATCCGACTTTTAATCGGAATCAAAAAAATCGTTATATGA
- a CDS encoding GNAT family N-acetyltransferase: MNEKLYHLADGYSIRVVSDLESFYQLRTVWDELLENQKTHMPFLCFDWFRIWIKHFLKDNELFILLLYQQDRVVAIAPLHIKSIFFKKNLKARIVSLLGNIHSPIKNIIYKDHDIRVMSDCLLKIFRFFFDVYRDWDIMELDSIPEEDHYFNILKNVANTIGFKRREYFCYNDWVLEKISYSGCEYLQKRSKNIRKELGKRKRRLQGKGDLRFENGTNKNKFDDYIRIYNYVREHSWKHPEKDNFFLKELRKSAMEKGWLRFAILFFNNLPISCHIRMNYKNSVYFLESVYDLEYSKFSPTTILRSELMQYIIDKENAGIIHTIRGDEPYKKDWTPTQKQRKGMTIFNNNLKGRSLAFLMLAILPNIEKHPFLLSAKSKVFQWVKNGF; this comes from the coding sequence ATGAATGAAAAACTATATCATTTAGCGGATGGATATTCCATCAGAGTGGTTTCTGACCTGGAAAGTTTTTATCAATTAAGAACGGTATGGGACGAACTGCTCGAAAACCAGAAAACACATATGCCATTTTTGTGTTTTGACTGGTTTAGAATATGGATAAAGCACTTCCTGAAAGATAACGAACTTTTTATTTTATTGCTTTATCAGCAGGATAGGGTTGTTGCTATTGCACCATTGCATATAAAATCAATCTTTTTTAAAAAAAACTTGAAAGCCAGAATTGTTTCTTTGCTTGGAAATATTCATTCCCCTATTAAAAATATCATCTATAAAGACCATGATATCAGAGTGATGTCTGATTGTCTGTTAAAGATTTTTCGTTTCTTTTTTGATGTTTACAGAGATTGGGATATTATGGAATTGGATTCCATACCTGAAGAAGATCATTATTTTAATATTTTGAAAAATGTGGCAAATACGATTGGATTCAAACGAAGAGAATATTTTTGTTACAATGATTGGGTGTTGGAAAAAATAAGCTATTCAGGGTGTGAATACCTTCAGAAACGCTCTAAAAATATTAGAAAAGAGCTGGGAAAAAGAAAACGAAGATTGCAAGGTAAAGGTGATTTGCGTTTTGAAAATGGTACAAATAAAAATAAATTTGATGATTATATACGCATCTATAATTATGTTAGAGAGCATAGTTGGAAACATCCTGAAAAGGACAATTTTTTTTTAAAGGAACTTAGAAAATCTGCTATGGAAAAAGGATGGCTGAGGTTTGCGATCCTTTTTTTTAATAATTTACCCATATCATGCCACATTCGTATGAATTATAAAAATTCAGTTTACTTTCTGGAATCCGTTTATGACCTTGAATATAGTAAATTTAGTCCAACAACAATTTTACGATCAGAACTTATGCAGTATATAATTGATAAGGAAAATGCTGGAATTATACATACGATAAGGGGGGACGAGCCTTATAAAAAAGACTGGACACCCACTCAAAAACAGAGAAAAGGAATGACAATTTTCAATAATAATTTAAAAGGACGTTCTTTAGCATTTCTGATGCTTGCGATTCTACCAAATATTGAAAAACATCCCTTTTTGTTGTCGGCAAAAAGCAAAGTATTTCAATGGGTGAAAAACGGTTTTTAA
- a CDS encoding pyridoxal-dependent decarboxylase, exosortase A system-associated yields MKLKERNGKLYLRDVCFEDLADEFETPFYLYDLETIKQKISGFKKAFGNNLSLFYAMKANPNLEILKEIREEVDGLDISSEGEMNQALISGYEAARLSYAGPGKTKQDIEAAIKSEVGIISVESIRELEDIKKNVPRLGARANIAVRINPKLLINEFAVKMGGKATQFGIDEEHIGGAIEYIKSAPDIFNFQGIHVYAGSQCMNEEALSKNIINTLEIAWQLKKEYGVECRWINFGGGFGVSYYNENVGIDLNKIASSIKAPIEAYKESVKDTPRFVIELGRYLVSSAGIYVTRVVSEKMSRGEYFFVLDGGMNHHLAASGNLGALLRKNYIVKNFSAPMAPIMTCNLVGPLCTPLDLMGKKVSVETPVVGHLIGFLNSGSYGLSSSPLLFLGHKTPLELMVCDHDIRVIRKRKAIMDFT; encoded by the coding sequence ATGAAGCTTAAAGAACGAAATGGGAAACTGTATCTGAGAGATGTTTGTTTTGAAGATCTGGCAGATGAGTTCGAAACACCCTTTTACCTTTACGATCTGGAGACCATCAAGCAGAAAATATCCGGCTTCAAAAAGGCATTTGGAAACAACCTCTCCCTGTTCTATGCCATGAAGGCCAACCCCAACCTGGAGATATTGAAAGAAATAAGAGAGGAAGTTGACGGCCTCGATATTTCCTCGGAGGGAGAAATGAACCAGGCACTGATATCCGGATATGAGGCAGCCCGGTTGAGCTATGCAGGACCCGGGAAGACGAAACAGGACATTGAGGCAGCTATTAAAAGCGAAGTAGGTATCATCAGTGTTGAGTCCATAAGAGAGCTTGAAGATATAAAAAAAAATGTTCCACGACTGGGGGCTCGGGCAAACATTGCTGTTCGCATTAACCCGAAACTTCTCATCAATGAGTTTGCAGTGAAAATGGGGGGCAAGGCCACACAGTTCGGCATTGATGAAGAACATATAGGCGGCGCAATTGAATATATAAAAAGTGCCCCTGATATTTTTAATTTTCAGGGCATTCATGTTTACGCCGGCTCTCAGTGCATGAACGAAGAGGCTTTGTCGAAAAATATTATAAACACCCTTGAAATTGCCTGGCAGTTAAAAAAAGAATATGGGGTTGAGTGCCGTTGGATAAATTTCGGCGGTGGTTTCGGGGTCTCCTATTACAATGAGAATGTGGGCATTGATCTGAATAAAATTGCCTCTTCAATAAAGGCACCCATTGAGGCCTATAAAGAATCAGTGAAAGATACGCCTCGTTTTGTAATTGAATTGGGGCGGTATCTTGTCAGCTCTGCAGGCATTTATGTTACGCGTGTGGTCAGCGAAAAAATGTCACGAGGGGAATATTTTTTTGTGCTGGACGGTGGCATGAATCACCACCTGGCAGCCTCCGGAAACCTGGGGGCATTGTTGAGAAAAAATTACATTGTAAAAAATTTTTCAGCCCCCATGGCTCCTATAATGACCTGTAATTTAGTGGGGCCTTTGTGTACGCCCCTGGATTTGATGGGGAAAAAAGTTTCAGTGGAAACGCCTGTGGTGGGCCATCTGATTGGTTTTTTAAATTCGGGGAGCTATGGCTTAAGTTCCAGTCCTCTTCTTTTCTTGGGACACAAAACCCCCTTGGAATTGATGGTTTGTGATCATGATATCCGCGTCATCAGAAAACGAAAAGCCATAATGGATTTTACTTGA
- a CDS encoding acyl-CoA ligase (AMP-forming), exosortase A system-associated — MSLRPYLVGHLLEDSAAKYLEKEAAKQKERSITYAELYEDSLKMKGLLIALGIKKGDRVGILLEKSIEQLISMFGISMAGGIFVFLNPILKKNQIDHIISDCDIKLLITTGKIFQANSIDKPKQFLFMDRTKIETSHPVWQQVKTSLAADNSRIEQVSDDTACLIYTSGSTGLPKGVVVPHRTVVDGATIVSDYLRILQTDRLISVLPFNFDYGLNQATSSILCGATLVMHHFFLPNDLLKVLREEKITGFAGMIPIWSKLLNEKYGAKSRQHFPDLRYITNTGGKVPRSIVDKMRDFFPDTAIYLMYGLTEAFRSTYLPPEELDRHPDSMGKAIPNVEIMVINKDGLECAPGEPGELVHRGALVTRGYWNDPEKTRAVFRKNPLSGGQDHLDDRVVYSGDIVKKDEQGFLYFVSRRDEMIKTSGYRISPTEIEEGLVAIPDVASAVVFSRSMQSGDQNIVAVLETGNRQLEKPAVLQACRKTLPAYMVPHEIYFENEFKKTANDKVDRAFIKQKWIEKGPQSKPNKQA; from the coding sequence ATGAGTTTGCGTCCCTATCTTGTAGGCCATTTGTTGGAGGACAGTGCTGCCAAATATCTGGAAAAAGAGGCCGCAAAACAGAAGGAAAGAAGCATCACATACGCTGAATTATATGAAGATTCATTGAAAATGAAAGGTCTGCTGATCGCTTTGGGCATTAAAAAGGGTGATCGCGTCGGTATATTATTGGAAAAATCGATAGAGCAATTGATAAGTATGTTCGGCATATCAATGGCCGGTGGTATCTTTGTATTTTTAAATCCGATACTCAAAAAAAATCAAATTGATCATATAATCAGCGATTGCGATATTAAGCTGTTGATTACCACGGGAAAAATCTTTCAGGCAAACTCAATTGACAAACCAAAACAGTTTCTTTTCATGGACAGGACAAAAATTGAAACTTCCCATCCCGTGTGGCAGCAGGTCAAAACGTCCCTGGCTGCAGATAACAGCCGGATTGAACAGGTTTCAGATGATACCGCCTGTCTTATTTATACATCAGGTTCCACCGGGCTGCCAAAGGGTGTTGTTGTTCCTCACCGAACCGTAGTGGATGGTGCCACAATTGTAAGTGATTATCTTAGAATATTACAAACGGACAGGCTGATCAGTGTACTGCCGTTTAATTTTGATTATGGCCTCAACCAGGCGACCAGTTCGATCTTGTGTGGTGCCACACTTGTGATGCACCATTTTTTCCTTCCAAACGACCTTTTAAAAGTATTGCGGGAAGAGAAAATAACCGGTTTTGCAGGTATGATTCCAATATGGTCCAAGTTGTTGAATGAAAAATATGGTGCAAAATCCAGGCAGCACTTTCCAGATCTGAGGTATATTACCAATACGGGCGGAAAGGTACCCAGAAGCATTGTTGATAAGATGCGTGATTTTTTCCCGGATACAGCGATCTACCTGATGTATGGACTTACCGAAGCCTTCAGAAGCACATATCTTCCGCCGGAAGAGTTGGACAGGCACCCTGATTCCATGGGAAAGGCCATCCCCAACGTTGAAATAATGGTTATCAACAAGGATGGCCTGGAATGCGCGCCAGGGGAGCCAGGGGAACTGGTACACAGGGGGGCGTTGGTAACTAGGGGATACTGGAACGATCCTGAAAAAACAAGGGCGGTTTTCAGAAAAAACCCATTATCGGGAGGTCAGGATCACCTGGATGATAGGGTGGTATATTCCGGGGATATCGTAAAAAAAGACGAGCAAGGGTTTCTGTATTTTGTTTCAAGAAGGGATGAGATGATTAAAACCTCCGGTTACAGGATCAGTCCCACCGAAATAGAGGAAGGCCTGGTTGCCATACCGGATGTGGCAAGTGCTGTAGTTTTCAGCAGGTCTATGCAAAGTGGTGATCAGAATATTGTTGCTGTCCTTGAGACAGGCAACCGGCAGCTTGAAAAACCGGCAGTTCTTCAGGCATGCAGGAAGACCCTTCCTGCTTATATGGTTCCGCATGAAATATATTTTGAAAATGAATTTAAAAAAACAGCAAATGATAAAGTTGATCGTGCCTTTATTAAACAAAAATGGATCGAAAAGGGGCCGCAGAGTAAACCAAACAAACAGGCGTGA
- a CDS encoding acyl carrier protein — protein MEIETVLISYLKEQTGTDVVMDTPLIDEGIIDSMGIMELLAFIEESFGVTPDEDDLTVENFTTILAITRFIKDKKAIV, from the coding sequence ATGGAAATCGAAACAGTTTTGATCAGCTATTTGAAAGAGCAAACCGGAACTGATGTGGTCATGGATACGCCTTTAATTGATGAGGGGATCATTGATTCCATGGGGATAATGGAACTCCTTGCGTTTATCGAAGAGTCGTTTGGTGTTACACCGGATGAGGATGACTTGACCGTAGAAAATTTTACAACCATTTTGGCAATAACGCGCTTTATTAAAGATAAAAAGGCAATTGTATGA